A single Papaver somniferum cultivar HN1 unplaced genomic scaffold, ASM357369v1 unplaced-scaffold_85, whole genome shotgun sequence DNA region contains:
- the LOC113346000 gene encoding UPF0481 protein At3g47200-like, giving the protein MVSIGPYHYGKPQLLPMQAHKTRAVVHFLKRCGKAKESFLQELRICVVELRNHYDRQKLDLMLEWQDNENFIRLMMVDGIFLLKYLSAISGNRHVQDYARNDPYFGHRGNTLSYNYVMQDLLMLENQVPYNVLYKLLAVSHAAPNQTILPEGRAKGNVQPRIVEDRLARKISVSALQKYAIKYTVVESYDSMAFDSKSGTLNLPSLLINEQSIVSFLNSRAYDVQVRGTTTDLNSYIYLIDTIVHSADDVNLLRREGVIINYMKSDKDALKVNKELKKDDARGDTHDRSFQIQEENNRKNYNEITVHTKDTDTVEEDEERTREEGPCAESEENMTKEDLRQRLDDERKRE; this is encoded by the exons ATGGTGTCCATCGGTCCATATCATTACGGAAAACCGCAGTTGCTGCCCATGCAAGCCCACAAGACAAGGGCAGTGGTTCACTTCCTCAAGAGATGTGGCAAGGCTAAAGAATCCTTCCTACAAGAATTAAGAATTTGTGTGGTTGAATTGAGGAACCATTACGACCGCCAAAAGCTTGATCTGATGCTAGAATGGCAAGATAATGAGAACTTCATTCGGCTCATGATGGTGGATgggattttccttttgaaatattTGTCTGCCATCAGCGGTAATAGACATGTTCAAGATTATGCTAGGAATGACCCCTACTTTGGTCATCGTGGAAATACCTTGAGCTATAACTATGTCATGCAAGATTTATTGATGTTGGAGAACCAGGTGCCGTATAATGTACTCTATAAGCTGCTTGCTGTTTCTCATGCGGCTCCTAATCAAACAATACTTCCagag GGGAGAGCAAAGGGCAATGTTCAACCTAGGATTGTGGAAGATAGATTAGCCAGAAAAATATCTGTTTCCGCTCTTCAGAAATATGCAATCAAGTATACAGTGGTTGAAAGCTACGACAGTATGGCATTTGACAGTAAATCTGGGACTTTGAACCTGCCTTCCCTTCTAATAAATGAACAGAGCATAGTTAGTTTCCTCAATTCAAGAGCTTACGATGTTCAGGTAAGGGGTACCACTACGGATCTGAACTCATACATTTACCTCATCGACACTATTGTCCACTCCGCTGATGATGTTAATTTGCTCCGACGTGAAGGGGTCATTATCAATTATATGAAGAGCGACAAGGATGCTCTAAAAGTGAACAAGGAACTCAAGAAAGATGATGCACGAGGAGATACTCATGATAGATCTTTTCAG ATACAGGAAGAGAACAACCGCAAGAATTACAATGAGATTACTGTTCATACAAAAGATACAGATACcgtagaagaagacgaagaaagaaCACGGGAGGAAGGACCATGTGCAGAAAGCGAAGAAAACATGACAAAGGAGGATCTTAGGCAAAGATTAGATGatgaaagaaagagagaataa